Within Wyeomyia smithii strain HCP4-BCI-WySm-NY-G18 chromosome 2, ASM2978416v1, whole genome shotgun sequence, the genomic segment GGCAATCGCGTCAGCTATGTCCTGCCACCCCCGATTATTCTCTGCTTCGTACTCCTACTCCTGTAAGCATCATGAGCGAGCCAATGGCAGCTAATTTAACCGATGAGGAAAATTGCTTCCACTGTAGCACCCTACGGCGAGCCACTGGAGTGCACCAAACAACCCAGACCTCCGGCCCAATCAGTCCCCAGCCGCTGTCCATTTCGTCAGTGTCCATGTCGGAGATGGAACGCCAATCTCCGCTGAGCCCACCGTCTATAGTGTCGCACACCTCCTACTCCCATCAGCACCCACTGCTTGCACCGCGCGAGGATGGCCGAAACTCGTCCTCCCTAATCATCTCCCAATCGCATACGCTCAACAGTTCCTGTAGCAACCCATCCATTATAATCCAGTATCAACAACAACATATACAGCACCAGCAGATACAGCAGCAGCCTCTCTATCAACAGCTCCAGCAActacaacagcagcaacaatcgCTACCACTCCAGCAAATATCGAACCCTAGACTGCAAGCAGACTCAACACCTTCGACACTCCAACGCAATACACAACCCAGTCGAGCAAGATTATCGCACAAGCAGCGGGTCAAGGAATATCTACGCCGCAGCACTTCCCAGTTCTTTGGTGTTGATCAGTTGAACGAAGATTACGAACAACAGAAATGGGAGGATCGCCAGAAGCGACTCGCAGTTCGTCGATTCGGCGCATTAAAAGAAGACGTTAGTCCCCGCGTCAACGAGGTGCATAATGATATCCTAACCGAACACAGTGATCGTCCCGATGTGCTACCGGCTGCCGGTCAAGACGAACCAGAAACGGAGCAGAACCGTCGCCAGCGGTTCAATCCATACTACCGGCATGACGGTACCGACGGATGCCACATCGAGCGAAAACCAACTGTTTCTCAAATGATTGGCAACGGGTTCGTGTTTGTTGTACAAAGCTTGCGAAATCGAATTTCCCGAAGGCAGAAGCAGTGGTCCAGAAGTTTTGCTCCGGCACACGTGGCTCTGAACAATGACGACAACGATGTGTGTGATGGGCTGACACCAATTCACGACGACGAGCTGTTTTTCGACATACCAACGGTGGCCAATCAACAGCAAATTGAGAATGACCTCGAGTCGGACCAGTCCCGGCAAATTTACATGGCGGACGCGAATCGTGCCCCGGTTAGCAATGGGTGGCTCACGCGTTCGGCAGAGATTCAAATTCAGCAGCAGCACCCACCGCGTGCTAGGAATGCGTTGTACCAATACTACGGACAGCGAATTACAACGCATATTCTCGACAGCGTTCTGGACAACTCCAGACGTTTGTCGCATCACAATATCAAGCTGTTACTGCCAAATGCACTGGACGATCGGTACGATCATAGACCATTTTTTACCTGCTGGGTGAATACGACACAAGTGCTGGTCTTGCTTTTGATGTTGTTATGTTATGGAATTGGGCCGATAGGAATCGGCTACGAGCAGAAGAGTGCACAGGTTTTGGTTACGAGCTTAAGTTTGCAAACGGTGCGTTGACTGTGGACCTTTCGAAATTGATCACTCTGATATTAattgttaatttatttttttaaggtgcAACATTATGAGCAACGAAATGTTTGGATCGGACCACGAGGTGAAGATTTAGTTCACGTGGGAGCAAAGTATGCAGCATGCATGCGCAGGGACACCAAGGTGATGGAATTGATTTCGAAAACTCGAAAGCAGGAACGGGAAACTGCATGCTGTATACGAAACGACGATTCCGGATGTGTTCAAAGTTCGCAAGCGGATTGTTCCGTTCGCGGGCTGTGGCCTACGGTGAGTTTCTAGCATTTTTGAGTAAATAACACTGGTGAACTCTTTCGTCTGAGTAGAAACATTGCTATTTTACATAGAAGGAATTATCGACATTGTTTGCTTTATGCCTCTCAGACatgaaaaaaagagttgaatataTGTTGTGCTAGTTGAACGTTTCCGGCGTTGCTCGATATCAAAGATTCCAAAATTAAGAAATCCtctttagcacaactcacttaaGAAATGTTACGTTACATTTCACACTACTCTAAAAACAACTTCGATAGTCTTAGAACGCACAAAACCGAGACTCATATTGAATTGGGTTTGGCAATTTTGGACTGTTTTTGTTCAaactgaaagttttttttttattctcgcttattttccgtcggtctagttccgccattgttgtggccaatcgccgacgcccagggaggcgactccacacccaggaccctaactcatgacccgtttattaacggaccggcgccaacaactttacttcctcatgcgatggaaggcgtgatcccagagatttttcgcctcagaaaatctcccggtgtcggctaggattgaatctagaccagttgggttggttgtggatTCGAtggggattcgaacccaggcgtcgagcgtggttggcggagacgttaccaaccacgctaggcccccgcttcaAACTGAAAGTtaacattttggattttaaagtGACGTCTGAAGTTGATCTCCGGTTTTTGAATAGTATTCCGATTCCAAAAATACTACCGTGGTTCAATTCTGTTCTCACAGCCCGGTTTTGAAAACACTAATTTTACTGTACTTTTGCGGCAACAGAcggattatcgatccagtgccgtatccagaatacgtcgctaTGTCGCTCAGCCAAGACTGAGTTTCCTCCTACCATCCATCATGCgtacatcctcgtcgacagcatacATCCAACGAGTGCTGGGTTGACGACCCCTATCGGGATTTCTTCTAAAAAAAGCCTTCGCTGGTCGTTCCTCCGGCATTAGCTACATGCCAAAATCAATAAAGGATTGAACCCAAGATCCCGCGCTCAAAATCACCAAGAgttcgccgatcagcctctttccgTTTCCATGCTTCATAGGCCACCGGGATAATCAGTATTTTTCAGAATGCAAATTTTGTACGGGTCTACAGGCTACGGGACCTGAGCAGCCGCTATCTACTTCTTTATCTCATGAATAACCTCATTCTCGCACGTCACCACTAACTTCACCCAAGTAAATGAATTAATCAACTTCTTCAAATAATTCCTCATCAATCACCGCCACAGCACCAATATCCGACGGGCTACCACGTTCTCTTCATGACAAGCCCAACTTTCTCAGTTTTTTCTCTTCAGAGgtaaaaatgcctttttcatcGCGTGCAAAATCTCTCCCAAATTAATGCTCGGGCATAATCCGCTTTAACTAATTTCTCTATGCTGCCTAGAgttctatgaacagatggtcaGTCTGCAAACTGAATTATCActaggtgaacatttggtccgtcgtagagCGTCTCCCTCGAAACTTATATTGGTCTTCGTCAACAACGGTTTTCTACAATGGCTGGACACAGGAGAGAATTTTACAAatggtattgagaagagttatgtctcgataattactacagtccaggcggtgtccttttttgtagatcgagTATATGAGAGCTTCCAAGGAGTCCGAGGACAATTCTTTAAAAGCCCTCCCTCTCAGAATGATCcaatggatggcacgatacagctgtttgcTTCTGACTATGAAGAACTCGACGGGAATGCCGTTCTTTCCAGCTGCCAAACATTTTCTTAGCTCTTTCACGGCTTAACCTCGTTCATGGATGGTGCATTCTCAGCTTTTCAATTCTCCTTAATATTGATCCTGCTTTTGCTTCAACGCCTTTGTTTTCCTCGTTGTTCAACAGCATACAAAAGTGTTGTTTCCAGCGCCTGGACACCTTTGATTTATCAGTAAGTAATCAGGTTTCCCTCCGTGTCGTTGCACAAGACAGGGCTGACCAGTTTTGGTTACTGATTCCGTTAATCTTCTTGTGAAAGCTCTTCGCGTTGTGCCTGGAAAGCAACCCTCCGCCTCCGAAAAACATGCTCTTGAAGTTTACTTTTGTTCCGGCGCTGGAGGCTTTATCATCTGGATATCTCGATCCTCTCTGATCTGTCACAGCCGCGCCGATTATGCCGTTTCGTGTTGTTCTTcggattgttcgtagtaattTAAATTCGGCATGTTACCTTACTACACGCAAaaattttccttattactttagaagcaatagcgcaaaattaccttttaggtaacaaatccattacttaaaagcaataaaattcttctccagtcaagtaacaacacatactgtcatatatttagcacgtgttatgagagtacgattatctaataatggtcgtttcaaccacatgcaacgttttttctgtcgaaaaatgctccctttccacctcaagtcaaaaaaaaaaaatcacacaccgtcgcataagttgcacatgttacaagttttttcaatctccaattcatccggtgggcgtgtattagttcgctcgttgtatgcatacggagtagcgaaaaaatatgacaagagctgccaagcaacatattccccgtcatagagtatgcaaacgttaatgatttcaaagacttgaaatgcgccttaaaatgacatcacgatctgtaaactgcgttagagaaaaataaaaacattcgcttgcttgcaagctatttacagcacataatcattggttcatggaaactcatttggacctgtttgaatatacaaaactcgtgcccatccagaacaatattcgcaacttcggcaactctggttagacagtataacatatttccatttcaagtaaacactgggggacgaaacgaaagtgtttctaattggacattcgaggttgacggttgagattctgattatgtgtggatgaagggagacaaaaatgaaccagatcgttgcatcaatacaaatgcagcgagtgaagtcttgccaataCATGCATTgtggtgcttggctgtatgttctcctgcagaaacacatacaagcgtgtggccgtcataatttttattactttttgtttgttactttttgtgtataatgcgcagtcataagacacataaagtaataaaaaattgcccaagaGTAATGAAagattccccgtttgcgttgggtgtaggaCTGCGATATCTAGTCTCGTGGCGAGACTGtcgtcttagatatagctgaCGAGGTAAcgcatttcatgattcagccgcctgCTCTGGATCAGAcgttgttgtacgccgcccATAAATGGGGACCCAGCCACGTACGACCCTCTTCCCAGTCAGCGTAGGACAAAAGTTTCTTCCGGAAATTAGTAACCCGATCTCTGCTAAGATAACCCGTATCTCGTTCGGTACCTTGTAGAGGTTGGTATAAGAGTTACTGACCACAATAGGGTCTCCAGTAATACGTATCCAGCTATTAACCAATCAACTAAACAGAATTACTTACGTCGGGTGCTATTTGGCCGAAACCGAAGGTCGTCAACTAGGATTTCTAAATTACGTGTGCAGTTCCACTTTacctttttggctgttttcctgaaaccagaaagtcgccatcttggaataaGAAATGGCTCGAGGGGAggatttctagcctctgagcatcatcctaCTTCTTaaaatacctttattggattataCTTGGTTATCTTGGGCTGTtcgccagaaaccggaagttaccatcacAGAATTGAAAATGGCGGCTGGAGTTTGATTTCCGGTTTTCGTAGATGTCCTAGAAACACGTCTGAGGAAAAATGAAGGTTTTCTGATTATTGAAGCAAAATTTAACTTACGAAACTACGTATCTAATATATTGATAATCGGGATTTTTCATGCTTATAAAACAAATGATTTTTCCTCTAGCTAAACCACCTCAGCTATCCCCGTACAggcctcacataggcaatatgagaaattctcgctgaaaccaggccattacgtgcacaaggtctttcgaatttgatataaatccACATAAttgttagaaatagagaaaaaatgacaaCGCCATTTTTATATGAtcaaatttgttgacccctcggtcactaaggggtgaaatagtttctagaaaagtggaaattttagcaattcttgatgttttatttgagctatatctctgaaatttgTTTTGGAACCTGCTACAAATAGCActattctgtaaagaggaatgatagggctttcatttggagtGATCAGAATtgtggccgccatcttgaatttggccgccatcttggattatattagaaaaatgcaatttttaccctgttcgcaactaccgattttcaatatgagAGAAGCAtcagaaagctgagaaaaaatgctataagatgcaagaaaaaaattaggtgagcatcagtgttaacctaccaattaaacaaattttcgaacgaagttttagaatattttttgcattCCACGCAAACAACGTAGTAGCCATAtgctgagaccaagtggatacGCATGTTATAACTCTTCTATATTAATATACATTGTAATCAGTTAATTATGCAACTAGTTAGCCCATACTGTTTGTGTTGAGATTAGTGTTAATAATATATGCAACATGATGCTTgccagatatttttttattaatatttatttcTGTTCTTTTTTGTGAGTCAATTTTATTCTCGGAGCAAATTTAATATTGTTTAATATTTATTGCGGCATGGAAATTCCACTCTACGTACATGTGAAAATCGTTTTTCATAaacgttatatttatttttgaactgacttttttgttccttttaAAATATGGGAAAGATTAatcttaaaaaataaacaatatggCGATGCAACAATAGACAAGTACAGAATTATGGTCCAAAAAGGAGGAAAAGGTTTTTTGATGTAAAACCCCTTCGGCACAGTAGTGGATTGGATGAATAACAATAATTTGCAATGTATGATAGTgagattgaatctcattttaaaTCGTCACCTtataattttcagcaaaatctgcATACACAATGGCTTCATTCGGTTTGAGATTGGTAATTTTGCGGATTTAAAAGTGCAATACGACATAATGTTAATAAGCTCCATTTTACTTATGCAAATTTACCTTAGGGACAGAGAATGAGCTAAGCATAGATTTGATGAACTACTAAAAGTGTCTACGAACTTTTCAAGTGAACAGTTCTTTCGAACTAGTTGATACTGATTCTTAACCTGCACCCAATCGCAAATCgaatttttctagttttattcAGCAGTTTATAGTTTATTACTAAATTCATAAATATTCGGAAATTTATcgcatttcaaaaaataatgctGGAGGGAAGAGTTTCTACATATGGATACTACGTTGATTGCGTGGAATGcatagaatattttaaaactacGTACGAAAAATTCGTTTAATTggtaggttaacactgatgctcacctaatttttttcttgcatcttatagcatttacTCTCAGCTTTCTGATGCTTCTctcatattgaaaatcggtagttgcgaacagggTCAAAACTGCATTTTTctaatataatccaagatgacggCCAAATtaaagatggcggccaaaattctgatcactccaaatgaaagccctatcattcctctttacagaaaagtgctatttgtagtaggtttcataacaaatttcagagatatagctcaaataaaacatcaataaTTGCTAATATTAccacttttctagaaactattCCACCCCTTGGCGACCGTGGGGTCAACAAATTTGATCAtataaaaatggcattatcattttttctctatttctaacaattatgtgcatttatatcgaattcgaaagaccttgtgcacctagtggcctggtttcagcgagaattgctcatatatGGAGtcttgatagtgtacgggtcttgaattGTAGCGGAAGCCtttgataaaccctaacatgttaTTTACCTTGTGTGTGATAGTACACGTCTGCATACCGTAGTTCCGACAATTTACTTGGTCCATGGCTTTCTTCCTTCGATTCTGCGGGCACCCGGTGCTCTGCTCCATCTGGTTCACCCATCTCACTCTGTGCGCCCCTTGTTTTGTTTCTACCGGATTTGAAGcaaacaccaattttgcagggtagctatccggtATTGCCCTGTCCCGCCTAGCGTATCCTTCCACCTTCATTACTTTCTGAATGCTGGGTTCGCCGAAGAGGCGCGCAAGTACGTGGTTCTACGCCGTCAGACTccgttcttagcacccgacttTCAAAAACTTCGAGCGCTCGCAAGTCGGGCATTGTCCACGTACCCGTAGAGAACGGCCGGTCTTTCTAGCGTTTTGCACAGAATACACTTGGAGTGGGTACTCAAGTTTTGCGGCTGTAGTTTTTTATGAGACTCATAGTAGGCACATCTTCCTCCGATAACACGTCTTCTTATgtcccggctggtatcgttgttctcagttaccagaaAGCCGTCGACTACCTTGAACTCATCTCCGTCGGTTGTTACCGTATTGCCGTCGGGTAAATACTAATCTTCCACCGTCTTGAATTTTCTAtcgacaatatccacgtcatccgcaaagcaaatagATTGGTctgatctgttgaaaatagTTCTCGCATGTTAAGTCCCGATCGTCTCATAGGGTGACGTCATAAACCCCTAACCGTCACGGGCGACGTTAAACATTAAGCAGGAGATGCCATCACCTTGTCGAAGCCCATCGTGGGACTCAAAGAAGTCCGACCTTCCATCCGAAATCCTCCCACATTACTTCACATTTTCCATCGTAGCCCTAATCAGTCTTGTCAACTTTCCCAGGAAAGCCGGTTTCGTTAAGGAATTTTCGTCGGTAGTGTCTGTCGGTTTATTGTGTCGTATATGGCATTCAATCGATGAAAAGTTGGTGTACAGGGACTCTAATGGTCCGAAACGGTAATGGTCCGAAACGATTTTAGCGCCTCGATGTGCTCTGACATCGATAATGTACGAGAACCATCTGACGACCATCTATAAACAGGTGGTCTATTTGTTCTATTTAGTGATCTCCAGGTGAATCTATGATGGAAGCTATGCTGGAAAAAGGTGCTACGTTTTCGGAAATGGCAAAGTCGGTTAGTTTGACGCCATTTTTATTCGcagctggtgtgcactgaaACGTCAAATTACCGgtcctcctcctggccaacctgagcgttgtaatttacgatgatgatcttgacatcatgttttggatagcggtggtattcactctccaactggGCTGGTGGGGCTATGCACGTTGATAATTTTGACGAAAGGGCCTTTAGTCATCAAGCTGATCAAGAGAAGCTTCTGCATCTCACCTATCACCATGAAGGCTGTTCTCAGCTTATCTGTgcttccacaactctggtagaagcGATGACCATCCCTGCATGTAAGCACCATCGTCCCTTTCCAGCATACCTTTATGTTGAACCTGCGGGTCTTCGATTCCTCGCAAATAACACGGGTACTTGCTAGGAAGTTGAAAGATCGGCAGTACcatgttccaagtacccaatcgTTAGTACGTTCCGGTCCATAACTAACTTTGCTGCTGTTTTTCAATGATGCGGGCTTGCAAGACAGGAACATCGTAGTGTCATTGTTTAAAGTCCCGGGCACTACCAGGACTTGGGATGAACACTGCGTTACTTAGAACGTTTCTGTAAGAATCTCATTGAGCTCCTTTTCGAGGAAGGCAGCCCCGCCTCCTGTCAGCATGCGACCAGCAGTCCCATCAGAGTTGGTTACCCGGTCTTTCAACAAGTTACTCGCACGTAAGTTGGTACCGCGAAAAGATAGGGGTTCGGTAGCTGGAAGGCTGTTGTTCACTAGTGGAAACTATTTTGCGCCTATGGTCCAGTCATTAACCATTCTGAAATATTGTGATGTCTttttgttttgacgttgactaacgtctatatcgaagttaggcccctgaatttgaaaatctagtaattcaaccagggaaaaccagagaaaagtggtcaggttttgagcgcttattttgcagtcatctataatcaggttttcgaggttttggcatcaatcgatcagaaattcttttacggttaaatttatgtaacaaaaacaaactattgtttgagatacactattgaaaaattggtaattaatatcgattgtctaaatcataccgcgcagccaatcactacctctcttcccaagcacagtcgacactaacggatacaatcgatctgactttgttgttattgttgttgtcactttctgtttccgatgtttatgctgctgctagcggaaaaaaccttgcaaatatgcatctttttgttggtgttaattttacgacagcggccaccattctgattccaaaaccgcagcagtgacatgcggacgctaggtgatagcagctgaaaggaggaaatacaaaagagtaccgctcatcttgtgccggtttcacccgtaatgctgaaggctttagtagtaaatggctactgcaaaacacttaaatggctggaattctggacggactaaccaggaaactataatcggcaactggcaccttttggtgcctcgaaattttggtacagaagcggctaattgaattttctgttttaccaaatgctgctgctagcggaaaaaaccttgcaaaaatgcatgtttgtgttggtgttaatattacgacagcggccggcgcagctttcaagaaacatttgtctctaccattccatcatctatgtagcccctccttctttctaattatctgacgaagccttggtataaaacgtatcgttcgaacatttcaccccatcagtttcattaataaaccgtaccggatacatacggacgctcggtgtttgcagctaaaaggaggaaaaacaaaatagtaccggtcatctcgtgccggtttcacccgtaatgctggtggctactgcaaaatactaaaatggctggaattctggacggaaaccagtaaacaagaaatcggcaactggtacttTTTGGTGCCtcacagttttataatagaagcggttagttgaattttctgttttacaaaatgctgctgctagcggaaaaaaaccttgcaagaatgcatgtttgtgttgatgttaatttcacgacagcgctaggtgttagcagctgaaaggaggaaatacaaaatagtaccggtcatctcgtgccggtttcacccgttatgctggtggctgttagtgttaaatggctactgcaaaatactaaaatggctggaattctgaacggactaaccagtaaacgagaataatcggcaactggtaccttttggtgcctcgaaatgttgttacagaagttttgtacaagaagcgttgcaattacCTCTACAATTCcctcttcaatggaatataagaatacggtagtcaacgtcatgcggtcgtgtcttgaataccaccctcctacttttttttatctCCAAATACAGCTTCCCGTCATCGGCATGAAAATGTTTTCGTTACTGTCAGATTTTTGAGGATGGAAGAAATATtatttacgtacaaaataaaaagtagTGGTCCAAAAGGAGAGCCTTGCAGGACATCAGAAgtagtttgaaaattttatttgttgctCGTTTGTCAAATATAATTCAAGCCACTTGAAGAGATtagactcaattccaattttttgcagtctAAAAAGTGACATTGGTATGTCGACGcggtcaaatgccttgctaaagtctaTTGGAAGCAGTTCCCATTATCCATTACATTTAGTGAATAATCTACAAATGTTAGTAGATTTGTGGATGCAGGGCAAATGAATTTCAGGGTACTAATAacgcttttttgaaaaattatttcgaagaaacttttttccattttttttcaaaagaaatggtcagaaattataaaaaaacttattttcttgTATATCGCTTGATACTATTGCTTTTATTCCGTTTCCCATTTATACAGACTATATCGACGTGGAAGAAGTGGTCCCCAGGAGATTCGGGCCCCGGCGGACGCATATCCGGAAGTGTTTGCGGCCTGGATCCAAAATACTGCGAAGCTCCGGCATCCATAGCACCTCACGAATGGCCAGACGACATAACGAAGTGGCCTATCTGTAGGAAAAATAATCAAGTTTCGCAAAAGTTTCGCTTCAAAGATCACACGGCAGAGCACATGGTCTGCGAAGTTATAGGTCACCCGTGCTGTGTCGGTATATCCGGAGAGTGCCGCATTACCACCCGCGAGTACTGTGATTTCGTGCGAGGATACTTTCACGAAGAGGCCTCGTTGTGTTCACAGGTCATTTCCGTTGCGCACAAATTTTCATTGTTGCACTTACTAACCAGTTTCTAACTTTGGCAGGTTTCTTGCTTGAATGACGTGTGCGGCATGTATCCGTTTATTGCAACCGACATTCCCGATCAGTTCTACAGACTGTTCACGTCACTGTACCTTCACGCCGGTATAATGCACGTTGTGCTAACCTTTGCCTTCCAGCACATTCTCCTATCGGATCTGGAGCGTTTGCTGGGTTCACTTCGGACGGCGATCTTGTACATTGGTTCCGGCATTGCGGGCAACCTCAGTAGTGCAATTTTCACACCGTATAGACCGGAGGTATGATTAATTCGAGTTCACCCCAAAGTCATACAActaatttatatattttcgtTGCTAGGTCGGTCCACTGCCATCGCTAGCGGGAACGCTTGCCTCGCTGCTGACGCTGTTGATCCTTTGCCACTGGCGCGGCCTAAAGCGACCTCATCTGGCATTGCTGAAACTTTTCGTTATCGGTGTTTTGGTCTTCGGGATGGGTTCGCTGCCGTGGCAGCAAAATTTTACCGGCTTGGTGGCTGGTGCGCTCTTTGGAATGACCTTCACCCTTGCCCTCACGCCGTACGTCCACGTGAGGAGATACAGCAGAAAACGGAAGGTTAGTGCATACAATGAAGTGAGATATATTTTAAAGAATTttctttatatcatttttcttgttttccttCCAGATAAACCTTATATGGACCTGCTTCGTTCTTCAATTCGTACTATACGCGTTTATGTTCCTAGTGTTCTACCTATTTTCGGCACCATTTTCACTCAGCTTCGTTGACGGAAACCAGATCGCCAGTGTGAACGATAACGGCGGTTTGCACGATCACTTTAATCCGTACGATACGTTCAACTATTTCAACACCAAGAACACCGATAGCACAGGATCGCCCGGATCGGGTTCGGGAAGTGGCAGCGGATCGTCGGGAGGGTCGGGACGTGGCGAAGGCGCTGGCCGATACGGCAACGGGGGTGGTGCTATCAGTATGTCAGGTGGCACGATTAAAAACATTAACCCGAAATACAATAATATACATAGTAGCAGCAGTACCGGAGCCAACGGTGGTAGTACTAATCTCAACGCTAGACCCAACAGCCATACTCATAAACTGGTAGCTATATGTGAGAAAGGACAGTGCAATCCACGCCCGAACGCATGACGTCAATGTGTATTATAGTTTATTACTCCACTGCAGCTGGTTTACGTTCTTTCCATTCTGGGTATGACTATTGTAACGTTACACGATAACG encodes:
- the LOC129723630 gene encoding inactive rhomboid protein 1-like isoform X1, producing MSRSRRSSFGHTHYQHQFTVTSTINYGDGLSDSGTTVPQNDAPSPSRFSESSYSNLGTRLTAFVAPATNEGYRNDESLRPCCMAAAAAAAAAAAATAPPAPSFATTSSSDRYSTNSAPTSIIAYPDNRNAPHHRSMSPSSRTRYPAPERFRDPPTPKTDQYGKYLINNPPLMTNSDSYSYLTSTVHTPVKRYIPTPPPPEKYHQQELGIGPSLMAGLIASKGGINIINQAASRVSSVSTLPYCLKTEPKNSKVQNLTEDSTDHYATPPRAKPVKCQQPLCAFSQTATLGRQSRQLCPATPDYSLLRTPTPVSIMSEPMAANLTDEENCFHCSTLRRATGVHQTTQTSGPISPQPLSISSVSMSEMERQSPLSPPSIVSHTSYSHQHPLLAPREDGRNSSSLIISQSHTLNSSCSNPSIIIQYQQQHIQHQQIQQQPLYQQLQQLQQQQQSLPLQQISNPRLQADSTPSTLQRNTQPSRARLSHKQRVKEYLRRSTSQFFGVDQLNEDYEQQKWEDRQKRLAVRRFGALKEDVSPRVNEVHNDILTEHSDRPDVLPAAGQDEPETEQNRRQRFNPYYRHDGTDGCHIERKPTVSQMIGNGFVFVVQSLRNRISRRQKQWSRSFAPAHVALNNDDNDVCDGLTPIHDDELFFDIPTVANQQQIENDLESDQSRQIYMADANRAPVSNGWLTRSAEIQIQQQHPPRARNALYQYYGQRITTHILDSVLDNSRRLSHHNIKLLLPNALDDRYDHRPFFTCWVNTTQVLVLLLMLLCYGIGPIGIGYEQKSAQVLVTSLSLQTVQHYEQRNVWIGPRGEDLVHVGAKYAACMRRDTKVMELISKTRKQERETACCIRNDDSGCVQSSQADCSVRGLWPTTISTWKKWSPGDSGPGGRISGSVCGLDPKYCEAPASIAPHEWPDDITKWPICRKNNQVSQKFRFKDHTAEHMVCEVIGHPCCVGISGECRITTREYCDFVRGYFHEEASLCSQVSCLNDVCGMYPFIATDIPDQFYRLFTSLYLHAGIMHVVLTFAFQHILLSDLERLLGSLRTAILYIGSGIAGNLSSAIFTPYRPEVGPLPSLAGTLASLLTLLILCHWRGLKRPHLALLKLFVIGVLVFGMGSLPWQQNFTGLVAGALFGMTFTLALTPYVHVRRYSRKRKINLIWTCFVLQFVLYAFMFLVFYLFSAPFSLSFVDGNQIASVNDNGGLHDHFNPYDTFNYFNTKNTDSTGSPGSGSGSGSGSSGGSGRGEGAGRYGNGGGAISMSGGTIKNINPKYNNIHSSSSTGANGGSTNLNARPNSHTHKLVAICEKGQCNPRPNA
- the LOC129723630 gene encoding inactive rhomboid protein 1-like isoform X2: MSRSRRSSFGHTHYQHQFTVTSTINYGDGLSDSGTTVPQNDAPSPSRFSESSYSNLGTRLTAFVAPATNEGYRNDESLRPCCMAAAAAAAAAAAATAPPAPSFATTSSSDRYSTNSAPTSIIAYPDNRNAPHHRSMSPSSRTRYPAPERFRDPPTPKTDQYGKYLINNPPLMTNSDSYSYLTSTVHTPVKRYIPTPPPPEKYHQQELGIGPSLMAGLIASKGGINIINQAASRVSSLQQLQQQQQSLPLQQISNPRLQADSTPSTLQRNTQPSRARLSHKQRVKEYLRRSTSQFFGVDQLNEDYEQQKWEDRQKRLAVRRFGALKEDVSPRVNEVHNDILTEHSDRPDVLPAAGQDEPETEQNRRQRFNPYYRHDGTDGCHIERKPTVSQMIGNGFVFVVQSLRNRISRRQKQWSRSFAPAHVALNNDDNDVCDGLTPIHDDELFFDIPTVANQQQIENDLESDQSRQIYMADANRAPVSNGWLTRSAEIQIQQQHPPRARNALYQYYGQRITTHILDSVLDNSRRLSHHNIKLLLPNALDDRYDHRPFFTCWVNTTQVLVLLLMLLCYGIGPIGIGYEQKSAQVLVTSLSLQTVQHYEQRNVWIGPRGEDLVHVGAKYAACMRRDTKVMELISKTRKQERETACCIRNDDSGCVQSSQADCSVRGLWPTTISTWKKWSPGDSGPGGRISGSVCGLDPKYCEAPASIAPHEWPDDITKWPICRKNNQVSQKFRFKDHTAEHMVCEVIGHPCCVGISGECRITTREYCDFVRGYFHEEASLCSQVSCLNDVCGMYPFIATDIPDQFYRLFTSLYLHAGIMHVVLTFAFQHILLSDLERLLGSLRTAILYIGSGIAGNLSSAIFTPYRPEVGPLPSLAGTLASLLTLLILCHWRGLKRPHLALLKLFVIGVLVFGMGSLPWQQNFTGLVAGALFGMTFTLALTPYVHVRRYSRKRKINLIWTCFVLQFVLYAFMFLVFYLFSAPFSLSFVDGNQIASVNDNGGLHDHFNPYDTFNYFNTKNTDSTGSPGSGSGSGSGSSGGSGRGEGAGRYGNGGGAISMSGGTIKNINPKYNNIHSSSSTGANGGSTNLNARPNSHTHKLVAICEKGQCNPRPNA